In Bos taurus isolate L1 Dominette 01449 registration number 42190680 breed Hereford chromosome 17, ARS-UCD2.0, whole genome shotgun sequence, the genomic window AGTTCACCAAGGTCAGGGCTCCGCCCTGCCTGCAGGGCGCACTCCCGTCGGTAGCCAGGCCTGGGTGGGGTGCAGGGGGCTGGAGGCTGGCCCCCTGAAGCAGTGGGCACTTGGGGTAACCAGACGGAGAGGTCCACCCGCTGGCCGCTCCCCGCCCCCCAGAAGACCGCGGTTGCCTGGCCCGGGGCAGAAGGGAGAACCTGGTTCTATCCTCTGGCCTCTGGTTGCCTCCGCAGGTTTCCAAGCTGCCCACGCTGCGCTCGCTGAGCCAGCAGCTGCTGCTGGACATCATCGATTCGCTGGCCTCCCACATCTCAGACAAGCAGTGTGCAGAGCTGGGGGCCGACATATGAGGGCCCAAATGATGCTGCCCTGCCCGCTGCAGACCGTGCCGGTCACACTTGGGCCTGCAGCTTAGGGGTCCAGTGTCCAGAGCCTCCCGAAGGGAGCTGAGTGGACACGGGGGTGTCCCAAACCCCCCATCTCATTGCTGAGGATACACGTCCCCCAGGAAACGGACAGTGAAGCAGGTCTCTGGCTTGCAGCCTCTCCCAGGGTGGGATGCCAGGCCTCAATGGTGAGGACTCCACAGGAGGAAGGGCCTGGCCAGGGCCCAGAGGGGCAAGGAGCCTGTCAGGGAACTGGCTTTGGGTCCCCTACCGTCTTGCAGGGACCCAGCATGGCTTGTGCCTCCTGCCAAGCCATGGGTCACGTTGCCAAGACGCCTTGATGTGGGCCGTACAGCAACCCCCAACCCTCATCAAGGTCGGTGTAAGGGTCCTGTCCTGCCACCCAGAGCTTGGGCAGGTGGAGTCCAACTCCGGATGAATTGTGAGGCGGGAAGGGCTCTGAGCTCAGCTCCCAGCCGGAGGGGTCAGCATCTCCGGACAGCCAGGCCCCCCGGCGCAGGTGCACGTCGGGGCCCTGGGTGTCCCGGAAGTCAGAGACGTGCCAGGTCCCCGCTTGTCCCCCTATTTATTGTCAATAGGCTTGCCTCCATTAAAGCCACAGCAACGCTACCTGCACCCACAGCTCGTCGCACAGTCCTCCcaaggccaggccaggccaggcggCCCGAGGGCTCAGGACACACCAGCCTTGCGTGGCTCTCTGTTCACTCACCACCCCACGGAGGGCTGCGGGGAGGAATGAAGGCCGGCCTCGGGCCTCTCCCGGTCCCTTGCTGGCTGCCTGACTCTTGGGCTGCCTGGAGgctcctgcctgggaagggccGGGCCGCCCCATCCTCTGTCCTGCGGCCATCCCAGTGGGTGAGGCACCACTCTGCCTCCCTTGTGGGAACAACAGCTCTTGTGCTCAGGCTGCCAGGAAGCCACTTGTGGGGGAAACTGTCTTCTGAGCCTTAAAGCTTGTTTCCTGCCTCGGGTTGTGCCCCCAGGATAAACACAGGGCCTGCCACACCTCCGGCCTGACTGACAAGCCCTGGGTGTGGTGGGTGGGTGGACAGCCTTAGTCTAGGGGTGTCACCTGGAGACAGCAAGTTCAGCAATGGCCTGAGAGAGGTGGACCTCGCCGGCCTGGGGGCTTGGGAATCACCGTGACTGCAGGGCCGAGCCCTCTGGGGGCTACAGCCAGTCAGGGGAGATGGACATGGTACCCAGGGGGCGGGGCCCCAGCCCTCAGCTGAGCCAGAGAGCAGGGCTTTCTGGGATCCCCTTTATTGTGGCGGACACAGCTAGGGGCAGCTCCCTCTCCAGGTGGATCCGCAGGCCAAGTGCTGCTGGACGGGCCCCTCAGGCCATGCTGCTGCTCAGCTGCATGGCAAAGTCCTGCACATGCTCCTTCAGGGTCTGCCGGGCGTCGGCCTGGGCCCGCTTCTCCCGCGCCCGCTCCTGCTGCAGCTTGGTCAGCCGCAGCCGCAGCCGCTGCTCCCGCCGCTTGCAGGCCTGTAGCTGGCGCTGGGCCTTGTCCAGGGCGTCGAGGGCGGCCTCGGCCCGCCGCTTCCAGAGCAGGGCGCTGCCCACCTGGTAGCTGTGCTCGTTCTGGATGTAGGCGCCGGCGGGCGGCGGGAGGCGCAGCATGTAGGCCGAGGGCGAGACAGGCCTCGGCTCCAAGGGGGACGGCTGGCGCTCCGGGGAGGGCTGGGCGCTGCAGCCCGCTTCATCTGCCTGGGCGCCCAGGGGCCCCAGGAGGTCGGAGAAGGGGCTGCTGAGGCCAGGCTCCAGCCTCCCGGCTGGGGAGGCAGACAAAGCAGCAGGTGCCGAGGCCTCTTCCACAGGAAAGCAGGTGAGGTCGGCAGGTGGAGGCGGGGAAAACGGAGTGGTGGGCCCTCGGCCCTCAGAGCAGCTGGGAAGAGACAGACAGACTGACACGCCGGGCCAGGCGCAGGGTGCCCTGACCCACTTCACAGCTCCCCTAACCCCCATCCCTGAAGCCACTCCACAGGCTCCCAGCCCCGCCCAGGAAGGCTGCTGGCCAGCACCCTGAAGGCTGGGCCCTCGGGGCTATACGCAGTGGGACAGCACGTACCGCTTCCTGCATCGCCGCAGCCGGCTGACGTCTGGGGGGCCGGGCGGGTAACCGTGCCCCTTGGTCCTGGTCCGGCGCAACTTCGAGAAAGACTCAAATATGGTGGGAACCGCTCCCTCCTTCAGCCTGTGATAGCCACTGCAGGGAAAGTGGTCTGGGTGAGACGGAGCACAGCCCTGCCACACTGCAAGTCGCAGAGCAGGCTGCCACCCTGGCTCCGTGGGAAGTGGGAGGCATCGTGCCGACAATGAGTTCTGGGAATTTCCCAAGTTAAGGGCCCCACCAGCACCGGAGAAGCAGACAGAAGGACGGATTTCTTCCGCGCCTTTGCTGGGAGGGCTGGGGTTGCAGGGAGCGCGCTCCGGCCGTGGCCAGTGCGGCAGGAGTGGGGCTACAGTCTCGCTGCTCAGGTCCGTCTGGAGCGGAAGGTGAGGTTACGAGGTAGGAAGCACCAGGGCTGCTACTCCGGGGCCCTCCCCACCGGCCACCCACCCCGTGTCCACGCCCTCCCGACCGCCGGCTGTCATGAGGCTCACCTTATTCCCACCAGCTCAAAGCAGTTCTCCTCGAAGTGCttggagcagaagtagatgtactCGGACGCCGGGTCCCACAGGCCCTGCCCGCTGGGGTCCAGGCGCTGGCAGTTGGCCAGCCACAAACCCCGCCTCGGGTTGTCCTTCTTGGGAAGCCTGAGGAGCCGAAGGCCCGTGAGCGCGATGGGAAGGCGCGGCCCGGCTCATACCGCCCGCGGACCTCCGGCGAACCCTTCCCGCGCGCAGACCAGGGAGCTGAGGCCCCCGGAGAGGTAGAGGTCCGCCGGGCACCATCGCGCAGCGCAAACGCCGCCTGCGGCTGAGGCTGCGGGCCGCCCCCGCCCGCTCCG contains:
- the THAP7 gene encoding THAP domain-containing protein 7, which codes for MPRHCSAAGCCTRDTRETRNRGISFHRLPKKDNPRRGLWLANCQRLDPSGQGLWDPASEYIYFCSKHFEENCFELVGISGYHRLKEGAVPTIFESFSKLRRTRTKGHGYPPGPPDVSRLRRCRKRCSEGRGPTTPFSPPPPADLTCFPVEEASAPAALSASPAGRLEPGLSSPFSDLLGPLGAQADEAGCSAQPSPERQPSPLEPRPVSPSAYMLRLPPPAGAYIQNEHSYQVGSALLWKRRAEAALDALDKAQRQLQACKRREQRLRLRLTKLQQERAREKRAQADARQTLKEHVQDFAMQLSSSMA